The proteins below are encoded in one region of Canis lupus familiaris isolate Mischka breed German Shepherd chromosome 21, alternate assembly UU_Cfam_GSD_1.0, whole genome shotgun sequence:
- the OR56A1 gene encoding olfactory receptor family 56 subfamily A member 1, which yields MASPSNYSTAPVSEFLLICFPNYQSWQHWLSLPLSLLFLLAMGANATLLITIRLEASLHEPMYYLLSLLSLLDIVLCLTVIPKVLAIFWFDLRSISFSACFLQMFIMNSFLPMESCTFMVMAYDRYVAICHPLRYPSIITNQFVAKASAFIVTRNALLTAPIPILTAQLHYCGKNVIENCICANLSVSRLSCDNFTLNRIYQFVAGWTLLGSDFILIFLSYTFILRAVLRFKAEGAAVKALSTCGSHFILILFFSTILLVVVLTNVARKSVPMDILILLNVLHHLIPPALNPIVYGVRTKEIKQGMNKLLWKRM from the coding sequence ATGGCTTCACCCAGCAACTACTCCACTGCTCCAGTCTCCGAATTCCTCCTCATCTGCTTTCCTAACTACCAGAGTTGGCAGCACTGGCTGTCCCTGCCCctcagcctcctcttcctcctggccaTGGGGGCCAACGCCACCCTCTTGATCACTATCCGGCTGGAGGCCTCTCTGCATGAGCCCATGTACTACCTGCTcagcctcctctccctgctgGACATCGTGCTCTGCCTCACTGTCATCCCCAAGGTCCTGGCCATCTTCTGGTTTGATCTGAGGTCCATCAGCTTCTCTGCCTGCTTCCTCCAGATGTTCATCATGAACAGTTTCCTCCCCATGGAGTCTTGCACATTCATggtcatggcctatgaccgctatgtggccatctgccaccCACTGAGGTATCCATCCATCATCACTAACCAATTTGTGGCCAAAGCTAGTGCTTTCATTGTCACCCGGAATGCCCTTCTCACTGCACCTATTCCTATTCTCACTGCCCAGCTCCATTATTGTGGGAAAAATGTCATTGAGAACTGCATCTGTGCCAACTTGTCTGTGTCCAGGCTATCCTGTGACAATTTCACCCTTAACAGAATCTACCAATTTGTGGCTGGTTGGACTTTACTGGGCTCAGATTTCATCCTCATCTTCCTCTCCTACACCTTTATCCTAAGAGCTGTGCTTAGGTTCAAGGCTGAGGGGGCTGCTGTCAAAGCTCTGAGCACATGTGGCTCTCACTTCATCCTCATCCTGTTCTTCAGCACCATCCTGCTGGTTGTTGTGTTAACAAATGTGGCCAGAAAGAGTGTCCCTATGGACATCCTCATCTTGCTCAATGTCCTTCATCACCTCATACCTCCTGCCTTGAACCCTATTGTATATGGAGTTCGGACCAAAGAGATAAAACAAGGAATGAATAAATTGCTGTGGAAAAGGATgtga